A genome region from Tolypothrix sp. PCC 7712 includes the following:
- a CDS encoding alpha/beta fold hydrolase — MSTNLLSTDDAVGFGGVVKEFLWNWENQSLRVVYETLGQGAPLLLLPAFSSVSTREEMGELARLLAPHFQVVAVDWPGFGESSRPSLDYRPELYQQFLADFINAVFNTAINVLAAGHAASYVLQLAVKQPTAFAKIVLVAPTWRGPLPTMGANPQIAGMVRGLVRSPIVGQFLYKLNTLPSFLNFMYRRHVFVDAARLTPHFMEKKWQTTQKPGARFASAAFVTGNIDAVHEQSEFLGLIQSLSAPLMMIISESGPPKSTAEMQAMAALPGITSVVLPGSLGLHEEYPAEVLEAVLPFLLN, encoded by the coding sequence ATGTCTACCAATTTATTATCCACCGATGATGCTGTTGGATTTGGTGGAGTAGTTAAAGAATTTCTCTGGAATTGGGAAAACCAATCTTTGCGAGTGGTTTACGAAACCTTGGGACAAGGTGCGCCACTTTTGCTACTCCCGGCTTTCAGCAGCGTATCCACTCGTGAAGAAATGGGTGAACTAGCGAGGTTATTAGCTCCCCATTTTCAAGTTGTCGCTGTAGATTGGCCTGGTTTTGGCGAATCTTCTCGCCCCAGTTTAGATTACCGTCCAGAGTTATATCAGCAATTTTTAGCAGATTTTATTAACGCTGTATTTAACACAGCAATTAATGTGTTGGCTGCTGGTCATGCGGCTAGTTATGTGTTGCAATTAGCTGTCAAACAACCTACGGCTTTTGCCAAAATAGTATTAGTAGCTCCCACTTGGCGTGGCCCTTTACCGACAATGGGGGCAAATCCTCAAATTGCGGGTATGGTGAGAGGATTAGTGCGATCGCCTATTGTGGGGCAATTCCTCTACAAACTCAATACTCTGCCATCTTTTTTAAATTTTATGTACCGTCGCCATGTCTTTGTGGATGCGGCGAGACTGACTCCTCATTTTATGGAAAAGAAATGGCAAACCACTCAAAAACCAGGAGCGCGATTTGCTTCGGCGGCCTTTGTGACTGGTAACATCGATGCAGTGCATGAGCAATCTGAGTTTCTGGGATTAATCCAGTCACTTTCTGCGCCACTGATGATGATAATTTCCGAATCTGGCCCGCCGAAATCAACAGCCGAAATGCAAGCTATGGCGGCGTTACCAGGGATAACTAGTGTTGTGCTTCCGGGTTCTTTAGGTTTACATGAAGAATACCCTGCAGAGGTTCTCGAAGCCGTACTCCCTTTTTTACTTAATTAA
- a CDS encoding SufE family protein, translating to MSSSTNSLPPALAKIVQRFQRASDPKRRYEQLIWYAQKLPEFPEADKVAENKVPGCVSQVYVTASLEEGKVKYQGDSDSQLTKGLVALLIEGLNGLSPTEIVQLTPDFIQDTGLNVSLTPSRANGFYNIFKTMQKKALECKLEE from the coding sequence ATGTCTTCTTCTACAAACTCTTTACCACCTGCTCTTGCTAAAATTGTGCAACGCTTTCAACGCGCTTCTGACCCAAAACGGCGCTATGAACAGCTCATCTGGTATGCTCAAAAGTTGCCAGAGTTCCCAGAAGCTGACAAGGTAGCAGAAAATAAAGTACCTGGTTGCGTTTCTCAGGTTTATGTCACCGCCAGCTTGGAGGAAGGGAAAGTTAAGTATCAAGGAGATTCCGATTCTCAATTAACTAAGGGATTAGTAGCACTATTAATTGAAGGTTTAAATGGCTTATCTCCTACAGAAATTGTGCAACTGACACCAGATTTTATTCAAGACACTGGTTTAAATGTCAGCCTCACACCTTCCCGCGCTAACGGTTTTTATAACATTTTTAAAACAATGCAAAAAAAAGCGCTGGAATGTAAGTTAGAAGAATAA
- a CDS encoding BrnT family toxin: protein MSQLRFEWDERKARSNEQKHGVSFEEAETAFYDENARVIYDPEHSREEDRYILLGVSDSLRLLLVCHIYQDSEGVIRIISARKATKKERQQYYSFFL from the coding sequence ATGAGCCAGTTGAGATTCGAGTGGGACGAACGCAAGGCGAGATCTAATGAGCAAAAGCATGGTGTATCGTTCGAGGAGGCAGAAACTGCTTTTTATGATGAGAATGCTCGAGTAATATACGATCCTGAGCATTCTAGAGAAGAGGATCGCTACATACTTTTAGGTGTGAGTGATTCACTACGTTTGTTATTGGTCTGTCATATTTATCAGGACAGTGAGGGGGTTATCCGCATCATCTCGGCTCGAAAGGCTACGAAAAAAGAGCGTCAGCAATACTACAGTTTTTTCTTATGA
- a CDS encoding DUF6364 family protein has protein sequence MKEEYDFSQSVKNPYLKKLKKQVTIRLEEDVVDYFKALAEETGISYQSLINLYLQDCVKSQRKPSLEWVSKV, from the coding sequence ATGAAAGAAGAGTACGATTTCTCCCAATCTGTTAAAAATCCATATTTGAAGAAGCTGAAGAAGCAGGTGACAATTCGGCTGGAAGAAGATGTGGTTGATTATTTTAAAGCCTTAGCTGAAGAAACAGGCATTTCCTATCAAAGTCTCATCAATCTTTACTTACAGGATTGTGTAAAATCTCAGCGCAAGCCGTCTTTAGAGTGGGTAAGTAAGGTCTAA
- a CDS encoding TMEM175 family protein, whose product MGKGRLEAFSDAVIAIIITIMVLELKVPHSADVAALRPLIPVFFSYLLSFIFLGIYWNNHHHLLQAVRHVNGRILWANAHLLFWLSVIPFATGWMGENHFAPVPVALYGTVLLFSAIAYYILTLSLIGHHGKDSTLASALGRDLKGKISLVLYAVGIPLSFVNSWLACGLYIMVAVMWLIPDRRIERHLTSEKAR is encoded by the coding sequence ATGGGGAAGGGGAGGTTAGAAGCATTCAGTGATGCCGTGATTGCAATTATTATTACAATCATGGTGTTAGAACTGAAGGTGCCGCATAGTGCTGATGTAGCTGCTCTGCGTCCGCTCATTCCAGTATTTTTTAGCTATTTGCTAAGTTTTATTTTTCTCGGTATTTACTGGAACAACCATCATCATTTATTGCAAGCAGTCCGTCACGTGAATGGACGTATTCTTTGGGCTAATGCACATCTGCTGTTCTGGTTGTCGGTAATTCCTTTCGCTACCGGCTGGATGGGCGAGAACCACTTTGCTCCTGTACCAGTTGCCCTTTATGGTACGGTACTTTTATTCTCTGCGATCGCTTACTATATTCTCACCTTGAGTTTGATTGGTCATCACGGTAAAGATTCAACTTTAGCGTCTGCACTCGGTCGAGACTTAAAGGGCAAGATATCACTAGTATTGTATGCTGTGGGAATTCCACTTTCCTTTGTTAACTCATGGTTAGCTTGTGGGCTATACATTATGGTTGCGGTGATGTGGTTGATTCCTGACCGTCGCATTGAAAGACATTTGACTTCGGAAAAAGCGCGATAA
- the gatB gene encoding Asp-tRNA(Asn)/Glu-tRNA(Gln) amidotransferase subunit GatB: MTSATTVKTEYEAIIGLETHCQLSTNTKIFSSSSTAFGGDPNTNIDPICMGLPGVLPVLNQKVLEYAVKAGLALNCQIAKYSKFDRKQYFYPDLPKNYQISQYDLPIAEHGWLEIELVDADGNPTRKRIGITRLHMEEDAGKLVHAGSDRLSGSTYSLVDYNRAGVPLVEIVSEPDLRSGQEAAEYAQELRRVLRYLGVSDGNMQEGSLRCDVNISVRPIGQKEFGTKVEIKNMNSFNAIQRAIEYEIERQTAAVEAGERIIQETRLWEEGSQRTVSMRTKEGSSDYRYFPEPDLAPIEVSNEQLNNWRGELPELPAQKRHRYETELGLSAYDTRVLTEDRPVADYFEAAIAAGANAKAAANWITQDIAAYLNKQKLSISEIALTPQSLADLIVRIEKGKISNAQAKQKLPDLLNGIPPEKAFAGQELISDPAVLQPIVDEVIAANPKELEKYRNGNVNLKGFFVGQVLKKTEKRADPKLTNELVEKALNS, translated from the coding sequence ATGACTTCTGCTACAACCGTCAAAACTGAATACGAAGCGATTATTGGTTTAGAAACCCATTGTCAGCTGAGTACCAACACCAAGATTTTCTCTAGCAGTTCTACAGCATTCGGTGGTGACCCTAATACTAACATTGACCCAATTTGTATGGGTTTACCTGGGGTTTTACCTGTACTCAACCAAAAAGTATTAGAATATGCCGTCAAAGCGGGTTTAGCTTTGAATTGCCAAATCGCCAAATATAGCAAATTTGACCGTAAACAGTATTTTTATCCTGATTTACCCAAAAATTACCAAATATCTCAATATGACTTGCCAATCGCTGAACATGGTTGGTTAGAAATTGAATTGGTAGATGCTGATGGTAACCCCACTCGCAAACGCATTGGGATTACCCGTCTGCACATGGAAGAAGATGCAGGTAAATTAGTACATGCAGGTAGCGATCGCCTTTCTGGTTCTACCTATTCTTTGGTAGATTACAATCGTGCTGGTGTACCTTTGGTAGAAATTGTTTCAGAACCTGATTTACGTTCTGGACAAGAAGCAGCAGAATATGCTCAAGAATTACGGCGAGTTTTACGCTATCTGGGCGTAAGCGATGGCAATATGCAAGAAGGTTCTCTACGTTGCGATGTCAATATCTCTGTGCGTCCTATAGGACAAAAAGAGTTTGGCACAAAAGTAGAGATTAAAAACATGAACTCATTCAACGCCATCCAAAGGGCGATTGAATATGAAATTGAACGCCAAACTGCGGCTGTAGAAGCCGGAGAACGCATTATCCAAGAAACGCGGCTGTGGGAAGAAGGTTCGCAACGTACAGTTAGTATGCGGACTAAAGAAGGTTCTAGCGATTACCGCTATTTCCCGGAACCAGATTTAGCACCCATTGAGGTTTCTAACGAACAATTAAACAACTGGCGCGGCGAACTTCCCGAACTACCCGCACAAAAACGCCATCGTTATGAAACTGAGTTAGGGCTTTCGGCTTACGATACCAGAGTTTTGACAGAGGATCGGCCTGTAGCTGACTATTTTGAAGCCGCGATCGCAGCTGGTGCAAATGCTAAAGCCGCAGCAAACTGGATTACGCAAGATATCGCAGCTTACCTCAATAAGCAAAAACTCAGCATCAGCGAAATAGCTTTGACTCCCCAAAGCCTCGCTGATCTAATTGTTCGTATTGAAAAAGGTAAAATCAGCAACGCCCAAGCTAAACAAAAGTTACCAGATTTGCTCAATGGTATTCCTCCAGAGAAAGCTTTTGCTGGACAAGAACTCATCAGCGATCCGGCTGTCTTACAACCCATTGTTGATGAAGTAATCGCCGCCAATCCCAAAGAACTGGAAAAATACCGCAATGGTAATGTTAACCTCAAAGGCTTCTTTGTTGGGCAAGTTTTGAAAAAGACCGAAAAACGCGCTGATCCGAAGCTGACTAATGAGTTAGTTGAGAAAGCCTTAAATTCTTAG
- a CDS encoding NAD(P)H-quinone oxidoreductase subunit 4, which translates to MIADQFPWLTAIVLLPLVASLLIPVLPDKDGKRVRWYALGVGIADFVLMCYAFWKHYDTSSASFQLVESYAWMPQLGLSWAVSVDGLSFPLVLLAGFVTTLSMFSAWRVDRRPKLFYFLMLVLYAAQIGVFVAKDLLLFFIMWEVELIPVYLLVCIWGGQKRRYAATKFLLYTAAASIFILVAALAMALYGGGTMTFDITALGMKDYPIALELLLYAGLLIAFGVKLAIFPMHTWLPDAHGEASAPVSMILAGVLLKMGGYGLIRLNLELLPNAHVYFAPVIAVLGVVNIIYGALNSFAQTNMKRRLAYSSISHMGFVLLGIASFTDLGINGAMLQMISHGLIASLLFFLAGVTYDRTHTMAMNEMGGMGQAMPKVFALITVGAMASLALPGMSGFAGELSVFLGITTSDVYSSTFCTVTVFLAAVGVILTPIYLLSMLRQVFYGTGKALTCDLSDAGLKNQEADEAVCFGTDCVLPTEAVYRDANAREVFIAACFIVLIVGIGFYPKVAMQMYDVKTVAVNTQVRQSYTIISQANPQIYASGLLTPKIAEPEVAPVLATMK; encoded by the coding sequence ATGATAGCGGATCAATTTCCTTGGCTTACCGCGATTGTCCTACTACCACTGGTTGCTTCCCTGCTCATCCCTGTGCTGCCTGATAAAGATGGCAAGCGCGTGCGGTGGTATGCCCTAGGTGTAGGTATCGCAGATTTTGTTTTGATGTGCTACGCCTTTTGGAAGCATTACGATACCAGTAGTGCTAGTTTTCAACTCGTGGAAAGTTATGCCTGGATGCCGCAGTTAGGTCTGAGCTGGGCTGTATCGGTCGATGGGTTATCATTCCCGTTGGTGCTGTTAGCTGGCTTTGTGACAACACTGTCAATGTTTTCCGCTTGGCGAGTCGATCGCAGACCCAAGTTATTTTACTTTCTGATGCTGGTGCTGTATGCAGCACAGATAGGGGTATTTGTTGCTAAAGACTTGCTACTGTTTTTCATCATGTGGGAAGTCGAGTTGATTCCTGTGTATCTACTCGTCTGCATTTGGGGTGGACAGAAGCGTCGTTACGCAGCCACAAAATTCTTACTATATACTGCAGCTGCTTCTATATTTATTCTTGTGGCAGCGCTGGCAATGGCGCTCTACGGTGGCGGTACAATGACTTTTGATATTACCGCCTTGGGGATGAAAGATTACCCCATAGCTCTAGAATTGCTGTTATATGCGGGATTGTTAATTGCTTTTGGTGTCAAGCTGGCTATTTTCCCGATGCACACTTGGTTGCCTGATGCTCACGGTGAAGCATCTGCACCAGTCTCGATGATTTTGGCAGGTGTGCTTTTGAAAATGGGCGGTTATGGCTTAATTCGCTTAAATCTTGAGCTTCTCCCTAATGCCCACGTCTACTTTGCACCTGTAATTGCCGTTCTGGGCGTAGTCAACATTATCTACGGGGCGTTAAACTCCTTTGCTCAGACAAACATGAAGCGTCGCTTGGCGTACTCTTCAATTTCCCACATGGGTTTTGTCCTGCTAGGAATTGCGTCCTTCACCGATTTGGGAATCAATGGTGCGATGTTGCAAATGATTTCCCACGGTTTGATTGCATCGCTGCTGTTCTTCCTAGCAGGGGTAACTTATGACCGTACCCACACAATGGCGATGAACGAAATGGGTGGTATGGGTCAAGCAATGCCCAAAGTATTTGCTTTAATTACTGTCGGCGCGATGGCTTCTCTAGCGCTTCCGGGGATGAGTGGCTTTGCTGGTGAACTGTCGGTGTTCTTGGGTATCACCACCAGCGATGTTTACAGTTCCACGTTCTGCACAGTTACAGTTTTCTTAGCCGCAGTAGGGGTGATTCTCACACCAATTTATCTGCTTTCCATGTTACGCCAAGTATTCTACGGTACTGGTAAAGCACTGACCTGCGACCTATCAGATGCAGGCTTGAAGAATCAAGAAGCAGATGAAGCGGTTTGTTTTGGTACAGATTGCGTTCTACCTACTGAAGCAGTATACAGAGATGCTAATGCTCGCGAAGTATTTATCGCTGCCTGCTTTATCGTACTAATTGTTGGAATCGGCTTCTATCCCAAGGTAGCTATGCAAATGTACGATGTGAAGACTGTAGCAGTGAATACTCAAGTTCGCCAATCTTATACAATCATCTCGCAAGCGAACCCCCAGATTTATGCTAGTGGCTTGTTAACACCAAAAATTGCAGAACCTGAGGTAGCACCTGTTTTAGCAACGATGAAGTAA
- a CDS encoding thiol-disulfide oxidoreductase DCC family protein, translating into MSSANTQSYSYDAVTSPSWQIELLYDSECPLCMREVNFLQKRDAGRGLVNFVDIADDNYNPEVHGGVDYETAMGRIHAVLPDGTVVKNIEVFRRIYEILGMGWVYSLTKLPIIGAIADFLYGIWANWRLAVTGRPNLKTIIAQRQQKIACNTEGRCR; encoded by the coding sequence ATGTCCTCAGCCAATACCCAAAGCTACAGTTATGATGCAGTGACTTCACCCTCCTGGCAAATCGAACTGCTGTATGACAGTGAATGTCCTTTATGTATGCGCGAAGTGAATTTTCTGCAAAAACGGGATGCTGGACGAGGATTAGTAAACTTTGTAGATATCGCCGACGATAACTACAATCCCGAAGTGCATGGCGGAGTTGACTATGAAACCGCAATGGGTCGTATCCATGCAGTATTACCAGATGGCACAGTGGTAAAAAATATAGAAGTATTTCGCCGCATTTACGAAATTTTAGGTATGGGCTGGGTTTATAGCCTCACTAAGTTACCCATAATTGGTGCGATCGCAGATTTTCTCTATGGAATTTGGGCAAACTGGCGACTAGCTGTCACAGGAAGACCCAATTTAAAAACAATCATCGCCCAACGTCAACAAAAAATTGCTTGTAATACAGAAGGGCGTTGTCGGTAA
- a CDS encoding serine/threonine protein kinase translates to MIGRLLDQRYQVVELLGKGGFGHTYVALDTRRPGNPTCIVKHLKPISSDREFLLTARHLFNREAESLENLGHHDQIPRLLAYFEEDEEFYLVQELIAGNPLSSEMAAGRWNEGQVIQLLQDVLPILEFIHNQGVIHRDIKPDNLIRRTADNKIVLVDFGAVKQIKSYSLMTPEQLENDTVPVGTPGYMPSEQGQGRPRPCSDIYALGMTCIQALTGLNPKQFGEDATSGEILWQHHAQVSEQLASVLNKMVRHYFKFRYQTATEALQAVATITNANTPAAVAAVVGQVMGHYLKDGYVTATKVMHYLQELAKPSYTPPTNGTNSATPQAFTNASTLRAPDAQNQLSTTTLNNPTRSPSILATGWGSAAQSSTKLRWLLGSGAAIALVAMGIVSANNSQKIAAKPAENQVKPVANANTSTNQPAEQKQGCLVVVSSSNLRSLSGSGQRKTGKVVKAGTQVTTTGRTEGGWIEISSPEPGWIWKSRTRDSCRK, encoded by the coding sequence ATGATCGGCAGATTACTAGACCAGCGTTACCAAGTGGTCGAATTATTAGGCAAAGGCGGATTTGGTCATACTTATGTAGCCTTAGACACTCGCCGTCCTGGAAACCCCACTTGTATTGTCAAGCATCTCAAACCTATTAGTAGCGATCGCGAATTCTTGCTGACAGCGAGACATTTGTTTAATAGGGAAGCTGAAAGTTTAGAAAATCTCGGTCATCATGACCAAATTCCTCGGCTTTTAGCTTACTTTGAGGAAGACGAAGAATTCTATTTAGTACAGGAATTGATTGCTGGCAATCCATTGTCATCGGAAATGGCAGCTGGTAGGTGGAATGAAGGGCAGGTAATTCAACTGCTACAAGATGTTTTACCGATTTTAGAATTTATCCATAATCAAGGGGTCATTCACCGAGATATCAAACCCGATAACTTAATCCGCCGTACTGCCGATAATAAAATAGTCTTGGTTGATTTTGGCGCAGTGAAGCAAATTAAAAGCTACTCACTGATGACTCCAGAACAGCTAGAAAATGATACAGTTCCAGTGGGTACGCCTGGCTATATGCCGAGTGAACAAGGGCAAGGTAGACCACGCCCTTGTAGTGATATTTATGCATTAGGGATGACTTGTATTCAAGCGCTGACAGGCTTAAATCCCAAGCAGTTTGGCGAAGATGCGACTAGTGGTGAAATATTATGGCAGCATCATGCCCAAGTTAGTGAGCAATTGGCATCTGTGTTAAATAAGATGGTGCGGCATTACTTTAAATTCCGTTACCAAACAGCAACCGAAGCACTGCAAGCAGTTGCGACGATTACCAATGCCAATACACCCGCAGCTGTAGCAGCTGTCGTAGGTCAAGTAATGGGTCACTATTTAAAAGATGGCTATGTGACTGCAACCAAAGTCATGCACTATCTGCAAGAACTGGCTAAACCTAGCTATACTCCCCCAACTAACGGCACAAATAGCGCTACACCACAAGCATTTACCAATGCTTCTACTTTACGTGCTCCAGACGCACAGAATCAACTTTCAACTACTACTTTAAATAATCCCACGCGATCGCCTAGCATTTTGGCGACAGGCTGGGGTTCTGCAGCTCAATCATCTACAAAATTGCGCTGGCTGCTTGGTTCTGGCGCTGCGATCGCATTAGTTGCTATGGGGATTGTATCTGCTAATAACTCCCAAAAAATCGCTGCCAAACCTGCTGAAAATCAAGTGAAGCCAGTTGCAAATGCCAATACTTCCACGAATCAACCTGCTGAACAGAAACAAGGTTGCTTGGTAGTTGTGAGTTCCTCAAACTTACGTTCTTTATCTGGTTCGGGACAGCGCAAAACAGGAAAAGTAGTCAAAGCAGGTACTCAAGTCACAACTACCGGGAGAACAGAAGGCGGCTGGATAGAAATTAGTTCTCCCGAACCTGGCTGGATTTGGAAAAGCCGCACGAGGGATAGTTGTCGGAAGTAG
- a CDS encoding adenylate/guanylate cyclase domain-containing protein: MTELKLRLQDGDTETVVSVDQDVFTIGRLPECNLYLPSGGVSRTHAQIVKTGDDVWTIEDLGSKNGTQVNERLLTRPQQLHHGDVVWLGNVSLVVLLITPHTKSVIEQSTTKNDADQKTILRNVKQLQQQWIEADSKDGDINNNKDKTIARLKDLVDIAKNLCAATSIEEIFFQVQQVVFRYLDSIDRLALLIDVTGGGNLELINAATRNITQQQSLTPDGSWISRSICQKVFDEKVVIQSADTHKDERFAGEHSILVKGIRSVMAVPLWDENKVVGVLYADAHLSSYHWANEGEEELSFFSALANLVASSVQRWLLLDRLKQEEVIRHRLERYHSPAVVQQLISVGKLPDGRLPPEESEISILFADLVGFTAISERVTPTAIAQLLNSLFEEMLQEVFTYGGTLDKYIGDCIMAFFGAPEPQADHAERATAAAKGMLTRLELLNLNGFWQEPLQLRIAVNSGKAVVGDVGSSQRVEYTALGATINLAARMEPICPTGECVISEETYNMLSQPVDFHEMGSYTFKGINRLVKVYQTKMQGNS, translated from the coding sequence ATGACTGAACTCAAACTGCGTCTACAAGATGGAGATACTGAAACCGTTGTTTCAGTGGATCAAGATGTATTTACTATCGGCAGGTTACCAGAATGTAACTTATACTTACCTTCTGGTGGGGTTTCCCGGACTCATGCTCAAATTGTGAAGACGGGTGATGATGTGTGGACTATTGAGGATTTGGGTAGTAAAAATGGCACACAGGTAAATGAACGTCTGCTGACTCGTCCGCAACAGTTGCATCATGGAGACGTTGTTTGGTTGGGTAATGTGAGTTTAGTAGTATTGTTGATCACTCCTCATACAAAGTCAGTAATTGAGCAGAGTACAACTAAGAATGATGCCGATCAAAAAACCATATTGCGTAACGTCAAACAACTACAACAGCAATGGATAGAAGCTGATAGCAAAGATGGTGATATCAATAATAATAAGGATAAAACCATTGCTAGGTTGAAAGATTTGGTAGATATTGCCAAAAATCTTTGTGCAGCCACTTCCATAGAAGAGATTTTCTTTCAGGTGCAACAAGTCGTCTTTCGTTACCTAGATAGTATTGATCGCTTGGCATTATTAATAGATGTCACTGGCGGCGGTAATTTGGAGTTAATCAATGCAGCGACGCGCAACATTACCCAGCAGCAAAGTCTGACTCCTGATGGTAGTTGGATCAGCCGTAGTATTTGTCAAAAAGTGTTTGACGAAAAAGTTGTTATTCAATCTGCGGATACCCATAAAGATGAACGTTTTGCTGGAGAACACAGCATTTTGGTAAAAGGTATTCGCAGTGTAATGGCAGTGCCTTTATGGGATGAAAATAAAGTAGTGGGGGTTCTCTACGCTGATGCTCATCTTTCTTCTTACCATTGGGCGAATGAAGGTGAAGAAGAACTCAGCTTTTTTTCGGCTTTAGCCAACCTAGTAGCTTCTAGCGTTCAGCGCTGGTTACTGCTAGATAGACTTAAGCAAGAAGAGGTAATTCGTCACAGATTAGAACGCTATCATTCTCCGGCTGTAGTTCAGCAGTTAATTTCTGTAGGTAAGTTACCAGATGGACGTTTACCCCCCGAAGAGAGTGAAATTAGCATTTTATTCGCAGATTTGGTAGGTTTTACCGCTATTTCAGAAAGAGTCACACCAACTGCGATCGCGCAATTACTCAATAGCTTATTTGAAGAAATGCTACAAGAGGTATTTACCTATGGTGGCACTTTAGATAAATATATTGGTGATTGTATTATGGCGTTCTTTGGCGCTCCAGAGCCACAAGCAGATCACGCCGAGCGCGCCACTGCTGCGGCTAAAGGAATGCTAACTCGCTTAGAACTTCTTAACCTCAATGGTTTTTGGCAAGAACCGCTACAATTACGCATCGCGGTGAATAGCGGTAAAGCCGTTGTCGGAGATGTTGGTAGCTCTCAACGGGTTGAGTATACAGCTTTAGGCGCTACTATTAACCTCGCCGCCCGTATGGAACCAATTTGTCCCACTGGTGAATGCGTAATTAGTGAAGAAACTTACAATATGCTTTCCCAACCAGTAGATTTTCATGAAATGGGTAGTTACACCTTCAAAGGTATTAATCGTCTAGTGAAGGTTTATCAAACAAAAATGCAAGGTAATTCATAG
- the glgA gene encoding glycogen synthase GlgA: MYIVQIASECAPVIKAGGLGDVVYGLSRELEIRGHCVELILPKYDCMRYDHIWGMHDAYRNLSVPWYGGAINCSVHCGWVHGRVCFFIEPHSQDNFFNRGCYYGCDDDNMRFAFFSKAALEFLLQSNKRPDIIHCHDWQTGLVPVMLSEMYKYYGLEYQRACYTIHNFKHQGMGGIETLQATGLNRPEYYFQYDKLRDNFNPFAINFMKAGIVYSNAVTTVSPNHAWEASTSDVGCGLGHTLHLHKDKFRGVLNGIDYDFWNPEIDRYIPSQYSKEDFDKKFDNKKALRERLLLRQEDKPIVAYIGRLDNQKGVHLVHHAIYYALNKGAQFVLLGSATEPAINAKFQHEKQFLNNNPDVHLELGFNEELSHLIYAGADMIVVPSNYEPCGLTQMIGLKYGTVPIVRGVGGLVNTVFDRNYDENLPPEKRNGFVFYQSDNQALESAMNRAIDLWNYSPEEFRQLAIQGMEYDYSWNIPGGEYIEIYDWIRHKW; this comes from the coding sequence ATGTACATTGTACAGATTGCCTCGGAATGTGCTCCTGTAATTAAAGCAGGAGGATTAGGGGATGTTGTCTACGGACTGAGTCGGGAATTAGAGATTCGCGGACATTGCGTCGAGCTAATTTTGCCCAAATATGACTGTATGCGCTATGACCATATTTGGGGTATGCACGATGCATATCGCAATTTATCTGTACCCTGGTATGGTGGGGCAATTAACTGCTCAGTACACTGCGGTTGGGTACACGGACGGGTGTGTTTCTTTATTGAACCCCACTCCCAAGATAATTTCTTCAACCGTGGCTGCTATTACGGTTGCGATGATGATAATATGCGCTTTGCATTTTTCAGCAAAGCCGCTTTAGAGTTTTTACTACAAAGTAATAAGCGTCCTGATATCATCCATTGTCATGATTGGCAAACAGGCTTAGTACCAGTCATGCTCAGTGAAATGTACAAGTACTATGGCCTAGAGTATCAGCGCGCTTGTTACACCATTCACAACTTTAAACATCAGGGAATGGGTGGTATAGAAACTCTCCAAGCTACAGGTTTAAATCGCCCAGAATATTACTTCCAGTACGATAAACTGCGTGACAACTTCAATCCCTTTGCCATTAATTTTATGAAGGCGGGTATTGTTTATTCCAATGCTGTCACCACAGTTTCACCTAACCACGCCTGGGAAGCCAGTACAAGCGATGTAGGTTGTGGCTTGGGCCATACTTTGCATTTACATAAAGATAAATTCCGTGGAGTGCTGAACGGTATCGATTACGATTTTTGGAATCCAGAAATCGACCGCTACATTCCGTCTCAATATAGCAAAGAAGATTTTGACAAAAAATTTGATAACAAAAAAGCTTTGCGAGAGCGGCTTTTACTCCGCCAAGAAGATAAACCAATTGTTGCTTACATCGGTCGTTTAGATAATCAAAAAGGCGTGCATCTTGTACATCACGCTATCTATTATGCTCTCAATAAAGGAGCGCAATTTGTATTACTCGGTTCAGCAACCGAACCAGCAATCAATGCTAAATTCCAGCATGAGAAACAATTTTTAAATAACAACCCAGATGTACATTTAGAACTGGGCTTTAACGAAGAATTATCCCACTTAATTTATGCTGGGGCAGATATGATTGTTGTCCCTAGTAATTACGAACCCTGTGGGTTAACTCAAATGATTGGCTTAAAGTATGGCACTGTACCGATTGTGCGTGGTGTAGGTGGATTAGTCAATACAGTATTTGACCGTAACTACGACGAAAATCTCCCACCAGAAAAACGCAATGGTTTTGTGTTCTATCAAAGCGATAATCAGGCGCTGGAATCAGCAATGAATCGTGCTATTGATTTGTGGAATTACTCGCCTGAAGAGTTTCGTCAATTAGCTATTCAGGGTATGGAGTATGACTACTCGTGGAATATTCCCGGAGGAGAATATATAGAAATTTACGACTGGATCAGACACAAGTGGTAA